One region of Rana temporaria chromosome 11, aRanTem1.1, whole genome shotgun sequence genomic DNA includes:
- the LOC120916805 gene encoding uncharacterized protein LOC120916805 produces the protein MVARGPNSSGSGTAGRSVGDVGGGVSESGPRARTRSPSVAVASGSGLGRGGRSEQQPGPSASRSRATGTRSEDASPARSAVRSEGELSGSESGEDSGHLSAVDGGAAARGPSPRQPDGEPCLVWIFGHSYVSWGARRAEVRPTGRQLGIPTQDAKVRWIGFPGMMWGRVLPEVLKFTRLDRAPDILLLHVGGNDMGSRSMHQLIRDIKCDFLRLRSLFPGMVIIWSEMVGRSNWRWAWSVDKVNKARVKVNKEVGRFVVRNGGLVVRHRELEEETWRFLRSDGVHLNPIGIDLWALGLEEGVRRALSVWRCTHG, from the exons ATGGTGGCCAGGGGTCCCAACTCATCCGGAAGCGGCACAGCGGGAAGGTCGGTGGGGGATGTCGGCGGTGGAGTGAGCGAGTCTGGCCCCCGGGCAAGGACCAGGAGTCCGTCGGTGGCAGTTGCTAGCGGGTCCGGTTTGGGTCGTGGAGGAAGGAGCGAGCAGCAGCCGGGGCCCTCCGCATCCAGGTCACGGGCGACAGGAACGAGATCAGAGGACGCCTCGCCTGCACGGAGCGCGGTCAGGTCGGAGGGGGAGCTGTCCGGGTCGGAAAGCGGAGAGGACTCGGGACATCTGTCAGCGGTGGATGGCGGTGCAGCGGCTCGGGGACCCAGTCCTCGGCAGCCCG ATGGTGAGCCCTGTCTGGTCTGGATCTTTGGGCATTCTTATGTGTCTTGGGGGGCCAGGCGGGCCGAGGTGAGGCCTACGGGTAGACAGCTGGGGATTCCCACTCAGGACGCAAAGGTTCGGTGGATTGGGTTTCCGGGAATGATGTGGGGCAGGGTTTTGCCGGAGGTGCTAAAATTCACCCGTTTGGACAGGGCCCCCGACATTCTGCTGCTACATGTTGGGGGTAATGATATGGGGTCCAGGTCCATGCATCAACTTATTAGGGACATAAAGTGTGATTTCTTGAGATTGCGCTCTTTGTTTCCCGGCATGGTGATCATTTGGTCGGAGATGGTGGGTAGGTCAAATTGGCGGTGGGCCTGGTCAGTAGACAAAGTCAACAAGGCCCGTGTGAAAGTGAACAAGGAGGTGGGGCGTTTCGTGGTCAGGAATGGGGGATTAGTCGTGAGACACAGGGAGTTGGAAGAGGAGACTTGGCGTTTTCTGAGGAGCGATGGGGTCCACCTCAATCCGATAGGCATTGATTTGTGGGCCTTGGGTCTGGAGGAAGGAGTACGTAGGGCCCTTTCGGTGTGGAGGTGCACGCATGGGTAA